The Syntrophorhabdales bacterium genomic sequence TCTTAAGCTTGCCGGCGTGGTTGTGATGCTTTATACAGGCAGTTCTGCGCTTGGTCAATTCGTCTTTACCCGGCTCTCCAGAAGAATTGGCATCATGAAGATGATAGCGTTTGTGCTTGGTATGAGTATTCTCTCCCAGGCGGTTCTTGTGCTCACGCGCGGGGTAGCCGACTTTACCATCGTCAGGATGATTCAGACCGGCTTTGCTGCTGCGACGATTCCTCTCATCATAACCCTTTTTCTTGATAGCCAGAGCGGTGGCACGGTCGGTTTTCTCAATGCCTCACGGTTTACAGGTATGGCGGTGGGACCGATGCTTGCTACAACGGTTGTAGCTTTCTCCGGCCTTGACAATCTCTATCTTCTCGTGAGCGCGATTACGCTCTTAGCGTCGCTTTGCTACCTCGTTGCGGAGAGGCCTGAAAAGCCTAGCTGATATTATTTACCGATGCAGAACTTTGAGAATATTTCATCCAATATCTCCTCATTGCACGTCTCTCCCGTGATTTCCCCAAAGCACGAGAGCGCTTCGCGCAGTTCGAAGGCAGTGAACTCCGGTGATTCTTCCTGTCTCGTGCACGACAATGCCCTTTGCAAGGCTTCATCAACTCTGATCAGCGCGTCCCTGTGACGGACATTGGTGATAAGAAGCGCTGGGCTCTTATGCCCCGTTCCCATGGCTACATCGTAGAGCACTTCTTTCAGCATATCCAAACCCGATCCGTTCAAAGCACATACGTTGACAGGCGTCAGGTTTCTTTCAATCAGCCGCTCCCTGTCCAGTTTCTGCGGGAGATCGCTCTTATTAAGAACGCTCACTATCTTTTTATCTTTTATCAGGTCATATATGTGCTCATCCTCATCGAGAAAATTCTCTGCATTGTCCAGTACCCAGAGAACCACATCTGCTGCCGGTATTCTCTTTTTCACCCGTTCAATACCCTGCTCCTCAGCAGCGTCACGGGGCATTCTCAAGCCTGCCGTGTCTATGATTCTCAGCTTGATGCCCTTTACGTGAAAGACGTCTTCGATAAGATCCCTCGTTGTACCGGGAAGCGCAGTGACTATAGCTTTTTCCTCCATCAGGAGAGCATTCAGGAGACTGGACTTGCCCACGTTTGTCCTCCCGACGATCAAGACTTCGACACCGTTCTTCACTGCCCTGCCATCGGCGTATGAGCAAATAAGCTCCTGCAACTTTTGCCGTGCGGTGTCAAGCAACGAAACAGTTTCCTTTCTATTGATCAGCCCATCTGCTTCCAGTTCTTCGTCAGGAAAATCTATCATCGCTTCAGTGTTGGCGAGTGCAATTCTCACCTGATCTCTGACTGAACCGATTCGTTCGGAAAGCAGACCGGCAAGGTGGCGCAGGGCGCTACCTGCCTCTTGATCCGATTCGCTCCGGATAACATCGAGCACGGATTCAGCCTGTGCGAGATCGATTCTGCCGTTCAAGAACGCCCGCTTTGTGAATTCACCCGGTTCAGCAACTCGCGCCCCGTGCCTGACCATCAGCGAAAGTATCTTCCTGGGAGCATTGATGCCGCCATGAGAATAAACTTCAGCCATGGGCTCACGGGTGTATGTCCAGGGCCCGTTCATAAAAACAGCGAAGACTTCATCAACAGGCTCACCTGTATCGGGGTTGATGATGAAGCCAAGATAGAGATGGCGGGGGGAGAAGGAATCGACGGGTTTCTTCGGTTGAAAGATGGTCCTTAAGACAGAGTGGGCTTGGGGCCCGCTCATTCTCAAAACACCTATTCCGGCTTCACCCAGTGCAGAGGATACAACGCAAATGGTATCAGGATCGTACATTCCCTGATCCGGAAGGAGAAATGATGACCCTCTTGGTGTGGCCGTCTCCCTCACTGGAAGTGCTTATCCCTCGAGTGCTCTTGAAGAGCGTATGTATGATCCTTCTCTCGTAAGGATTCAAAGGTTTCGTCTTTATAGGCTTTCTGCTCCTTCTTGCTTTGTCCGCAAGTTTTTTCGCCATGACGATGATAGTCTTTTTTCTCTTCTCCCTGAAATCATTCACATCGAGAAGGAGTTTCAGATTCTCTTTATATTTCTTGGCAATGGCGAGCCTTACGAGATGCTGAAGACCCTCGAGCACCTCGCCCTCGCGACCGACCAGTGTTTCTTCGTCATCTGTGTCGAGAACAAAAAGTATCCGCTCATTCGATTTTGAGACCTTCACTTCAAGGCGGACACCAAGGAAGTTCGCAATGTCGAGCAGAAATTTCTTGCCGTACTCCTCGGGAGTCTGTTCCAGCGCTTCCGCGGGCTTCTCCTCTTCCGCCTTGCTGTGAAGCCGCGCGACGATGCGAACCTTCTTGCTCCCGAGCAAGCCGAGGATGCCCTTCGTGTCGACCTCTTTTACCTCGATGTCAAGGTCTTTGATATCTGCATTCAGTTCCGTTGCTGCTTTTTTAACTGCTTCCTCGTAAGTCTTACCCTCAAATTCCAGGATATCCATTTCTCCTCCCTCACTTTGCTTTCTTGTTGATGTACATCTGCTGGGCGATGGATATCACGTTATTGACGAGCCAGTAAAGAACAAGGCCGGAAGGAAAACCCCAGAACAAAAAGGTAAATACTATCGGCATGAGAAGCATCATTTTTTCCTGCATAGGGTCTGCGCTTGTGGGGGTCATCTTCTGTTGAAGGACCTGTGTGATACCCATAATCAGCGGTAAAACTCTGAACGGCAGCGTGTAGCCGGCTACCGTGATCGAAAAAAGGTCCTCGGGCGACGCCAGATCGTTTATCCAGAGCATAAAGGGTGCGTGCCGGAACTCGATGGCACCGATGAGCACCTTGTAGAGCGCAAAAAAGACAGGGATCTGAATGACCATGGGCAGGCATCCACCGAGAGGGTTGATGCCCTTCTGTTTGTAAATACCCATCATTTCCTGGTTCAGTTTCTCTCTGTCGTTCTTGTATTTCTCTCGCAGCTTGGCTATCTGCGGCTGAAGCTTCTGCATCTCTTTCATCGACTTGTAGCTTTTCAGGCTGAGGGGATAAAAGATAATCTTGATGAGGATCGTGAGAAGAATAATATCTATACCGTAATTGTGGGTATATTTGTTGACCCAGTTCATGCCCCAGAGCATCGGTTTTGCTACGATGTCGAACCAACCGAAATCAACGATCTTCTCTGCCCGTATATTGAGGCTCTTGAGAATCTCTATATCCCGGGGACCAAAGTAGAACTGCCCCGCAACGTCCGGCTTGTCCAGTTTGAGTCTCTCTATGGGAATCGTCTTGTTTACTTCTTCTATTCTTAGAGAAGGCTTGCTCGCTTCTTCGGGGATCCAGATGAAGGCAAAATAACCTTCGTCAAAGCCGGCATAGGTGTAAGACTTGTTCACATCGAGCCCTTTATCAGGGTTGGAGACCTGATCCAGAGATTTTCCGTTATAGACGAAAGGCCCCTTGAAGGAATAGCTCGGTTT encodes the following:
- the mnmE gene encoding tRNA uridine-5-carboxymethylaminomethyl(34) synthesis GTPase MnmE, producing MYDPDTICVVSSALGEAGIGVLRMSGPQAHSVLRTIFQPKKPVDSFSPRHLYLGFIINPDTGEPVDEVFAVFMNGPWTYTREPMAEVYSHGGINAPRKILSLMVRHGARVAEPGEFTKRAFLNGRIDLAQAESVLDVIRSESDQEAGSALRHLAGLLSERIGSVRDQVRIALANTEAMIDFPDEELEADGLINRKETVSLLDTARQKLQELICSYADGRAVKNGVEVLIVGRTNVGKSSLLNALLMEEKAIVTALPGTTRDLIEDVFHVKGIKLRIIDTAGLRMPRDAAEEQGIERVKKRIPAADVVLWVLDNAENFLDEDEHIYDLIKDKKIVSVLNKSDLPQKLDRERLIERNLTPVNVCALNGSGLDMLKEVLYDVAMGTGHKSPALLITNVRHRDALIRVDEALQRALSCTRQEESPEFTAFELREALSCFGEITGETCNEEILDEIFSKFCIGK
- the jag gene encoding RNA-binding cell elongation regulator Jag/EloR, with the translated sequence MDILEFEGKTYEEAVKKAATELNADIKDLDIEVKEVDTKGILGLLGSKKVRIVARLHSKAEEEKPAEALEQTPEEYGKKFLLDIANFLGVRLEVKVSKSNERILFVLDTDDEETLVGREGEVLEGLQHLVRLAIAKKYKENLKLLLDVNDFREKRKKTIIVMAKKLADKARRSRKPIKTKPLNPYERRIIHTLFKSTRGISTSSEGDGHTKRVIISPSGSGNVRS
- the yidC gene encoding membrane protein insertase YidC, which gives rise to MDKRTLIALLLALVILFGFQYFFAPKEPPAPPKEAAPAKEAPAKVELPAAKPSAPGGVKTEAPAPTAPVAKAIKTYSVDTPLLKVALSDLGGSITSVRLVKYKETLGSPQGKELFEDIVPYRQMPIIMEAQTGGTATDATLFTSDKGNVNVKDTPETITFTGALTNGKKVKKIYTFYPDRYTIGLRVVVENLDPERTYADLAMISMKEKPSYSFKGPFVYNGKSLDQVSNPDKGLDVNKSYTYAGFDEGYFAFIWIPEEASKPSLRIEEVNKTIPIERLKLDKPDVAGQFYFGPRDIEILKSLNIRAEKIVDFGWFDIVAKPMLWGMNWVNKYTHNYGIDIILLTILIKIIFYPLSLKSYKSMKEMQKLQPQIAKLREKYKNDREKLNQEMMGIYKQKGINPLGGCLPMVIQIPVFFALYKVLIGAIEFRHAPFMLWINDLASPEDLFSITVAGYTLPFRVLPLIMGITQVLQQKMTPTSADPMQEKMMLLMPIVFTFLFWGFPSGLVLYWLVNNVISIAQQMYINKKAK